One window of the Macaca thibetana thibetana isolate TM-01 chromosome 1, ASM2454274v1, whole genome shotgun sequence genome contains the following:
- the IGFN1 gene encoding immunoglobulin-like and fibronectin type III domain-containing protein 1 isoform X6 has translation MAGKFRKSHIPGVSIWQLVEEIPEGCSTPDFEQKPVTLALPEGKNAIFRAVVCGEPRPEVHWQNSKGDLSDSSKYKISSSPGSKEHVLQINKLTGEDTDLYRCTAVNMYGEATCSARLTVIEVGFRKNRKRHKEPQEDLRKELMDFRKLLKKRAPPAPEKKIDLEQVWQLLMTADRKDYEQICMKYGIVDYRGMLRKLQEMKKEQEDKMAQYINAISSLRHIRVTKDGIAKFDLELDLKDSQSKIYLYKDGEMIPYGFNNQTKHCLRRLGKRYEFQIQDLRPEDSGIYQVKVKDAVVFSTELEASAIPPRVVVPLAETHCEEHGDAVFECTFSSPCPSAAWHFRHRLLHPSDKYEVFVSPDGLTHRLVVRGAHFSDMGPYSLGTGLYTSSAWLVVEAGKDKDLQSTSADHQLQRQGAQASGAEESGSINSQGEKFREQDPSGGSLEGAGMASGFQHIASPDRDGLGRHGYSLMEDKGAAVSAWGPGQEGEGFLEAEGSGVTLPRESQSGREGGWAESLAERPYLQGGSSESGLGLPEKRQQDHGRDSNGDECWRTAGGWEAGSSPLQAGGLGSSREGKEHRGDSGRQLDRHAPEQLWDAQLRPGRGKSDMQGYQSDPVGSWPRGKQIKISQGDSLAEMDRGDAPSRERRRGVVVWGSGTGLGEAGDSNGAGGPGTLEFTGGRGSGSKAGMGPESWDSQGGRDTDSGEAWGYWGSGEFLGQTLGDKDFQEPSISGGRKFRLGDGSPEIKAEDSLQEADGLCRGESVVGGSVYKTGPGGPGDPRGCEGGLQKLRGRDDQERAWASGEIGDDPRSFQSSQEWTAGHRAAGSVGRIESKGTSPWDDTPSSLRKTGAHYGSGVLGPSGGQEGMGGTQVAGLTESGQGVDARSRGLSRSPGLGAQGSGGILGDTEGLRGPGSIGSEPDFWNGSGSSRVKGPRGYKDDLEGPGRMESRYEGGLGYSRGIGPKSGAGYSYGSGVPGEMGSGHGAGCRVSPRAPAGMESEEGGAYRNGSGVPGGVWSGNEESGPAGGGSGRIASLKNGSGGPDGAPVDDIRNWASARQGGMGPRGGHHSDGGLGSPEMTGSVGRGGLKAPGVVETVGMGCVEAEPESSGRIRPWSQTGFRASEALGAFGEGGYEDGSGGPEAMEPGPLRAGSKVGEGDGTRCPGARACGAGARYRDDPRHPEALAPHTGAASESQWAYGAGNVLGYEDGSELPGPQGTGVRTAYGGGSRGLGPRSTGPGGEAGFRESSGDLQGMGSADGPGCRKGIGGSGEMGSVDKEGYREDLGTPENTGSGSKAAYRDGVGGSGAMGSTDEADYRRDLGAPEGISSGSKADYRGGLQGSKEMGSESNADYRGGLKGSREMGPMDEADYRKDLGVPEGMGADYRGGLRGPGEMGSVDESGHRNGTGGYGEMGLGYREDVGAPEGMGTGSKAGYSDGLRGSGEMRSMDEAGYRKNLGAPEGMDSGSKAGYRGGLRGSGKIGLIDESGSRKDLGVPKGVGSGSKEGFRDGLGGSGKMPSVDEAGYRKDLGVSEGVGSGSKAGFRDGLGGSGKMGSVDEAGYRKDLGVSEGVGSGSKAGFRDGLGGSGKMGSVDEAGYRKDLGVSEGMDSGSKAGYRGGLRGSGKIGLIDEAGSRKDLGVSEEVGSGSKEGFRDGLGGSGEMGSVDEAGYRKDLGAPKGVGSGSKEGFRDGLGGSGEMGSVDEAGYRKDLGAPEGMDSGSYTDYRNGLGSSGKISSGGEAGYKNVLGGSGRIPLGSEAGSRGSLEDSGYILSRSEAGCGQGFGGTGGMGSGSEVSYRGGSGGSGEMGPEGEMGYGGGSGRLGVPGSLAGIGHEAGPRGHKAMGHRSGYWVASEGGTSCKDGPERARETGLVDGAGPGVEPGMAGMLGTAGGMAQRDSPRGPGVLGSQGGPQTLSDERGSTKDLGGYGTSGIPEALEAAGDEGKPDVKEWQDSSGTPGSFRDRGAPRAKDRSPDQAGIMGSSGFLDGKGAVEGETWAGMAALGSGHEQDIWKAGPGMTDRGRVAGQGRLASQAGGDSLLGGRRIGSRSSAGTGQDLDSSSMPGERGKSTSGPADGLGMSNAWAPDWENQGFSRGSVGAGKQPAGSRASGSLQEKDAAFGGIHEGPGGLKGREGAPGQEVAGGCRSPWSLDSKGSSRGRGSSGGAEDSGILGKGNSTERGNAVIPKPGESGPQGAWNGLDGPFGRRASGDRSGGTQDLSSQLGKGQRGGKRSLGEQGSLEAEDGEVQDPGALKEDEVQGVEEAGRSGRRPGSLRSRSQAQSGAEVGGGKRRGVDEAGSMGWQSMGENRGCLEEMLSEDQSREPPSHLGSRRGGKDDSLDIYGERRDATQSSTSRYKPGTGSFSKEARGHFSQGLADMKVQQGEAATLSCILTSDLGPGTWFKDGVKLTAQDGVIFKQDGLVHSLFIARVQGTQAGRYTFVAGDQQSEATLTVQDSPIIAPDVTEKLREPLVVKAGKPVTVKIPFQSHLPVQAAWRKDGAKVVGSDDKEAQVDLGDRYTRLCLPSTGRKDSGQYSVTLRSEGGSVQAELTLKVIDKPDSPQGPMEVQDCQRAGVCLRWRPPRDDGGQPVECYVVERRQAGRSTWLKVGEALADSTTFTDAHVEPGRKYAFRVRAVTSEGAGEALESEETLVAPEALPKAPSAPAILSASSQGITLTWTAPRGPGSAYILGYLIERRKKGSNTWTAVNDQPVPERRWTVADLRQGCQYEFRVTAVAPPGPGEPGPPSDAVFARDPMRPPGPVRNLQVTDTSNTSITLSWAGPDTKDGDEAQGYVVELCGSDDLQWLPCHAGTVPVTTYTAKGLRPGEGYFVRVTAVNEGGQSQPTALDTLVQAMPVTVCPKFLVDSSTKDLLTVKVGDTVRVPISFEAVPMPEVTWLKDGLPLPKRSVTVTKDGLTQLLIPVAGLSDSGLYTVVLRTLQGKEVAHSFRIRVAVCPQAPGPIHLQENVPGTVTAEWEPSPDEARGVPLHYTVFTRSSAHGPWREAADRIHTNRFTLLGVLPGHEYHFRVVAKNELGASKPSYTSQPWCIPRQRDRFTVKAQSYREPDLSQKPRFLVGLRSHLLPQGCECCMSCAVQGSPRPHVTWFKNNRSLEGNPAVYSTDLMGVCSLTIPSVSLKDSGEYKAVAENTLGQAVSTATLIVIEPSA, from the exons GGAAAAATGCTATCTTTCGGGCTGTGGTCTGTGGGGAGCCCAGGCCCGAGGTGCATTGGCAGAACTCCAAAGGTGACCTCAGTGACTCCAGCAAGTACAAGATCTCCTCCAGCCCTGGCAGCAAGGAGCACGTGCTGCAG ATCAACAAGCTGACAGGTGAGGACACGGATCTGTACCGCTGCACAGCAGTAAACATGTACGGAGAGGCCACGTGCTCAGCGAGACTCACCGTCATTGAAG TTGGCTTTCGGAAGAATCGGAAGAGACACAAGGAACCACAGGAAG ACCTCAGGAAGGAGCTGATGGACTTCCGGAAGTTGCTGAAAAAGAG GGCCCCACCAGCCCCTGAGAAAAAGATAGACCTTGAGCAGGTATGGCAGCTGCTGATGACGGCAGACAGGAAGGACTACGAACAGATCTGCATGAAGTATGGCATCGTCGACTACCGTGGCATGCTGCGCAAGCTACAGGAGAtgaagaaggagcaggaggacaAGATGGCACAG TACATCAACGCCATCTCCAGCTTAAGACACATCAGGGTCACCAAGGATGGGATTGCAAAGTTTGACCTGGAGCTGGATCTCAAGGATTCTCAGAGCAAGATTTACCTGTATAAG GATGGTGAGATGATCCCCTATGGCTTCAACAACCAGACCAAGCACTGCCTGCGCCGGCTGGGAAAGCGTTATGAGTTCCAGATCCAAGACTTGAGGCCTGAGGACTCTGGCATTTACCAGGTCAAGGTGAAGGATGCTGTGGTCTTCTCCACAGAACTGGAGGCCAGTG CCATACCCCCAAGAGTGGTGGTCCCACTGGCGGAGACCCACTGTGAGGAGCACGGTGACGCAGTCTTCGAATGTACCTTCTCCAGCCCCTGCCCTAGTGCAGCCTGGCATTTCCGGCACCGGCTACTCCACCCCAGTGACAAATATGAAGTGTTTGTGTCCCCCGACGGGCTGACCCACCGGCTGGTGGTGAGGGGCGCCCATTTCTCAGACATGGGCCCCTACTCGCTGGGCACTGGGCTCTACACTTCCAGCGCCTGGCTGGTGGTTGAAG CTGGGAAGGATAAAGACCTTCAGTCCACAAGTGCTGACCACCAACTACAGAGGCAAGGAGCCCAGGCCTCAGGAGCAGAAGAGTCTGGGAGCATCAACAGCCAGGGAGAGAAATTCAGAGAGCAGGACCCCAGTGGGGGCTCCCTTGAGGGGGCAGGGATGGCTTCTGGGTTCCAGCACATAGCCAGCCCAGACAGGGATGGCCTTGGCAGACATGGCTACTCCTTGATGGAAGACAAGGGGGCAGCTGTCTCAGCCTGGGGCCCTGGACAGGAAGGCGAAGGCTTTCTAGAAGCAGAGGGAAGCGGAGTCACTCTTCCCAGGGAAAGTCAATCTGGCAGAGAGGGAGGCTGGGCTGAAAGCCTTGCAGAGAGGCCCTATCTACAGGGAGGGAGCTCAGAGTCAGGGTTGGGCCTCCCAGAAAAACGACAGCAAGATCATGGCAGAGACAGCAATGGTGATGAATGCTGGAGGACagcaggaggctgggaggctgggtcCAGTCCGCTCCAGGCTGGAGGACTGGGGAGCAGCAGGGAAGGAAAGGAGCACAGAGGGGATAGTGGAAGACAACTGGATAGGCATGCCCCGGAGCAACTGTGGGATGCTCAACTGAGACCTGGGAGAGGAAAGAGTGACATGCAGGGCTACCAGTCTGATCCTGTAGGGTCCTGGCCAAGAGGAAAGCAGATAAAGATTTCACAGGGTGACAGCTTGGCTGAGATGGACAGAGGGGATGCTCCAAGtagggaaagaaggagaggagtAGTAGTGTGGGGTAGTGGGACTGGCCTGGGAGAAGCTGGAGACAGCAATGGGGCGGGAGGTCCTGGCACCCTGGAGTTTACTGGAGGAAGAGGTTCTGGCTCCAAGGCAGGTATGGGCCCTGAATCCTGGGATTCTCAGGGAGGTAGAGATACTGACTCTGGGGAAGCCTGGGGCTACTGGGGGTCAGGAGAGTTTCTAGGACAGACACTTGGAGACAAGGACTTCCAGGAACCATCAATATCAGGTGGTAGAAAATTCCGTCTGGGAGATGGGAGTCCTGAGATCAAAGCGGAAGACTCACTGCAGGAGGCAGATGGTCTGTGCAGGGGGGAATCTGTAGTTGGAGGAAGTGTCTATAAAACTggccctggaggcccaggagacCCCAGAGGCTGCGAAGGTGGCCTACAGAAGCTCAGGGGAAGGGATGACCAGGAAAGAGCTTGGGCCTCAGGTGAGATAGGGGATGACCCCAGAAGCTTCCAGTCTTCCCAGGAGTGGACAGCAGGTCACAGAGCAGCAGGGAGTGTTGGCAGAATAGAATCTAAGGGCACAAGTCCTTGGGATGACACACCATCTAGCCTCAGAAAAACTGGAGCCCACTATGGGTCTGGAGTGCTGGGACCCAGTGGAGGGCAAGAGGGTATGGGTGGTACCCAGGTGGCTGGACTGACAGAGTCTGGTCAGGGGGTGGATGCCAGAAGCCGTGGGCTAAGTAGGTCTCCAGGCCTGGGTGCTCAGGGATCTGGGGGGATACTAGGAGATACGGAAGGATTAAGAGGTCCTGGGTCAATAGGGTCTGAACCAGATTTCTGGAATGGGTCAGGGAGCTCCAGAGTAAAAGGACCCAGAGGCTATAAGGATGACTTGGAAGGTCCTGGGAGAATGGAATCTAGGTACGAGGGTGGCTTAGGATATTCTAGGGGAATAGGCCCTAAAAGCGGGGCTGGTTATAGCTATGGCTCAGGGGTTCCAGGAGAAATGGGGTCTGGCCATGGTGCTGGTTGTAGAGTTTCCCCTAGGGCACCTGCAGGAATGGAGTCTGAGGAAGGGGGTGCATACAGGAATGGCTCTGGGGTGCCTGGGGGAGTGTGGTCAGGAAATGAAGAATCTGGCCCTGCAGGAGGAGGGTCTGGGAGAATTGCCAGTCTTAAGAATGGCTCAGGTGGTCCTGATGGAGCACCCGTGGATGACATCAGGAATTGGGCCTCTGCACGCCAGGGCGGCATGGGCCCTAGGGGAGGGCACCATTCAGATGGCGGCCTAGGGAGTCCTGAGATGACGGGGTCTGTGGGTAGAGGTGGTCTCAAGGCCCCTGGAGTAGTGGAGACTGTTGGGATGGGATGTGTGGAAGCAGAACCAGAGAGCTCTGGAAGAATAAGGCCTTGGAGTCAGACTGGCTTCAGAGCCTCAGAGGCCCTGGGGGCCTTTGGAGAAGGAGGCTATGAAGATGGCTCTGGGGGTCCAGAAGCCATGGAACCAGGGCCTCTGAGGGCAGGGAGCAAAGTGGGTGAGGGGGATGGGACAAGATGCCCTGGTGCTAGGGCCTGTGGAGCTGGAGCTCGTTACAGGGATGATCCCAGGCACCCTGAGGCACTCGCACCTCACACCGGGGCTGCTTCTGAGAGCCAGTGGGCTTATGGCGCTGGCAATGTGCTGGGTTATGAGGATGGATCAGAACTGCCAGGGCCTCAGGGAACTGGGGTCAGAACAGCCTATGGAGGAGGGTCAAGGGGCCTTGGGCCTAGGAGTACAGGACCAGGGGGTGAGGCAGGCTTTAGAGAGAGTTCAGGGGACCTCCAAGGAATGGGATCAGCAGATGGGCCGGGTTGTAGGAAGGGTATTGGGGGTTCGGGGGAAATGGGGTCAGTGGATAAGGAAGGTTACAGGGAAGATTTGGGGACTCCTGAGAATACGGGTTCGGGGAGCAAGGCTGCTTATAGGGATGGTGTAGGGGGTTCTGGGGCAATGGGGTCAACGGATGAAGCAGATTATAGGAGAGATTTAGGGGCTCCTGAAGGAATAAGTTCAGGGAGCAAGGCAGATTATAGGGGTGGTTTACAGGGTTCCAAGGAAATGGGTTCAGAGAGCAATGCAGATTATAGGGGTGGTTTAAAGGGTTCCAGGGAAATGGGGCCAATGGATGAAGCAGATTATAGGAAAGATTTGGGGGTTCCTGAGGGAATGGGTGCAGATTATAGGGGTGGCTTAAGGGGTCCTGGGGAGATGGGGTCAGTGGATGAGTCAGGTCATAGGAATGGGACTGGAGGTTATGGGGAAATGGGGTTGGGTTATAGGGAGGATGTGGGGGCTCCTGAGGGAATGGGCACAGGGAGCAAGGCAGGTTATAGCGATGGCTTAAGGGGTTCTGGAGAAATGAGGTCAATGGATGAGGCAGGTTATAGGAAAAATTTGGGAGCTCCTGAGGGAATGGATTCAGGGAGCAAGGCAGGTTACAGGGGTGGTTTAAGGGGTTCTGGGAAAATTGGGTTAATTGATGAGTCAGGCTCTAGGAAAGATTTGGGGGTTCCTAAGGGAGTGGGTTCAGGGAGTAAGGAAGGTTTTAGGGATGGTTTAGGGGGTTCTGGGAAAATGCCGTCAGTGGATGAGGCAGGCTACAGGAAGGATTTGGGGGTTTCTGAGGGAGTGGGTTCAGGGAGTAAGGCAG GTTTTAGGGATGGTTTAGGGGGTTCTGGGAAAATGGGGTCAGTGGATGAGGCAGGCTACAGGAAGGATTTGGGGGTTTCTGAGGGAGTGGGTTCAGGGAGTAAGGCAG GTTTTAGGGATGGTTTAGGGGGTTCTGGGAAAATGGGGTCAGTGGATGAGGCAGGCTACAGGAAGGATTTGGGGGTTTCTGAGGGAATGGATTCAGGGAGCAAGGCAGGTTACAGGGGTGGTTTAAGGGGTTCTGGGAAAATTGGGCTAATTGATGAGGCAGGCTCTAGGAAAGATTTGGGAGTTTCTGAGGAAGTGGGTTCAGGGAGTAAGGAAGGTTTTAGGGATGGTTTAGGGGGTTCTGGGGAAATGGGGTCAGTGGATGAGGCAGGTTATAGAAAGGATTTGGGGGCTCCTAAGGGAGTGGGTTCAGGGAGTAAGGAAGGTTTTAGGGATGGTTTAGGGGGTTCTGGGGAAATGGGGTCAGTGGATGAGGCAGGTTATAGAAAGGATTTGGGAGCTCCTGAGGGAATGGATTCAGGGAGTTATACAGATTACAGGAATGGTCTAGGCAGTTCTGGAAAAATTAgttcaggaggtgaggcaggttATAAGAATGTTTTAGGGGGTTCTGGGAGGATTCCATTAGGGAGTGAGGCAGGCTCTAGGGGTAGTTTGGAGGATTCTGGGTACATTTTGTCAAGGAGTGAGGCAGGTTGTGGGCAAGGCTTTGGGGGAACTGGTGGCATGGGGTCAGGGAGTGAGGTCAGTTATAGGGGAGGCTCAGGAGGATCTGGGGAAATGGGGCCAGAGGGTGAGATGGGTTATGGAGGTGGTTCAGGGAGGCTTGGAGTACCAGGCTCACTAGCTGGAATAGGACATGAGGCTGGACCCAGAGGCCACAAAGCCATGGGGCACAGGTCAGGATATTGGGTAGCATCAGAGGGTGGCACGAGCTGCAAGGATGGTCCAGAGCGAGCCAGGGAAACAGGGCTTGTGGATGGGGCAGGACCTGGGGTGGAACCTGGGATGGCTGGAATGCTGGGCACTGCAGGTGGCATGGCACAGAGAGACAGCCCCAGGGGCCCAGGGGTGCTGGGGTCTCAGGGAGGGCCACAGACTCTTTCAGATGAGAGAGGCTCCACCAAAGATCTTGGGGGCTATGGAACCTCAGGGATCCCTGAGGCCTTGGAGGCTGCTGGTGACGAGGGAAAACCAGATGTCAAAGAATGGCAAGATAGTTCTGGGACTCCAGGGTCTTTTAGGGACAGAGGGGCTCCCAGGGCAAAGGATAGGTCTCCAGACCAAGCAGGGATCATGGGGTCTTCTGGGTTTCTTGATGGCAAGGGGGCAGTAGAAGGTGAAACCTGGGCAGGAATGGCTGCTTTGGGGTCTGGACATGAACAGGACATCTGGAAAGCAGGCCCAGGAATGACAGACAGGGGTAGAGTTGCTGGCCAGGGGAGATTGGCATCTCAGGCAGGCGGGGACTCActtttgggaggcagaaggatAGGCTCAAGGAGCTCAGCGGGGACAGGCCAGGATCTGGACAGCAGCTCTATGCCTGGGGAAAGGGGCAAGTCAACATCAGGGCCTGCTGATGGACTAGGAATGAGCAATGCCTGGGCTCCTGACTGGGAAAACCAGGGGTTTAGCCGAGGCAGCGTAGGTGCTGGGAAGCAGCCCGCAGGCTCCAGAGCTTCCGGTTCTCTGCAGGAAAAAGATGCCGCTTTTGGTGGGATCCATGAAGGGCCAGGGGGCTTAAAGGGCAGGGAGGGTGCACCAGGCCAAGAGGTGGCTGGTGGATGCCGAAGCCCATGGTCCCTGGATAGCAAAGGTTCAAGTCGTGGAAGGGGCAGTTCTGGTGGTGCAGAGGACTCAGGTATCCTGGGCAAGGGGAATTCTACTGAGCGGGGAAATGCTGTCATCCCAAAACCTGGGGAGTCAGGACCTCAGGGAGCCTGGAATGGCTTAGATGGTCCCTTTGGCAGAAGAGCCTCTGGAGATAGGTCAGGAGGGACCCAGGACCTGAGCTCTCAGCTAGGCAAGggacagagaggaggaaagaggtcCCTCGGGGAACAGGGGTccctggaggctgaggatggTGAGGTCCAGGATCCTGGGGCCCTAAAGGAGGATGAGGTACAGGGAGTGGAAGAGGCTGGGAGGTCAGGCAGGAGGCCTGGCTCACTTAGGAGCAGGTCTCAGGCACAgtcaggggctgaggtgggaggaggaaagagaaggggagtGGATGAGGCTGGAAGCATGGGATGGCAGTCTATGGGGGAGAACCGGGGGTGCCTGGAGGAGATGCTGAGTGAAGATCAGAGCCGGGAGCCCCCCAGTCACCTTGGTAGCAGGAGAGGTGGCAAAGATGACAGTTTGGACATCTATGGAGAGAGGAGAGATGCTACCCAGAGTTCCACATCCAGATATAAGCCTGGCACTGGCAGTTTCTCCAAGGAGGCCCGAG GCCACTTCTCCCAGGGCCTGGCTGACATGAAGGTGCAGCAGGGGGAGGCTGCCACACTCTCCTGTATCCTCACCAGTGACCTGGGACCCGGCACCTGGTTTAAGGATGGCGTCAAG CTCACCGCCCAGGATGGAGTCATCTTTAAGCAAGATGGTCTCGTGCACAGCCTCTTCATCGCGCGCGTGCAGGGGACCCAAGCCGGGAGGTACACCTTTGTAGCTGGTGACCAGCAGAGTGAGGCCACTCTGACCGTCCAGG ATTCCCCTATCATTGCTCCAGATGTGACAGAGAAACTGAGAGAGCCACTGGTGGTCAAGGCTGGGAAGCCAGTGACAGTGAAGATCCCCTTCCAGAGCCACCTCCCCGTTCAGGCTGCCTGGAGAAAGGACGGGGCCAAGGTGGTGGGCAGTGATGACAAGGAGGCCCAGGTGGACCTGGGGGACCGCTACACGCGGCTGTGCCTCCCCAGCACAGGCAGGAAGGACAGTGGCCAGTACAGTGTGACGCTGAGGAGTGAGGGAGGCTCTGTGCAGGCCGAGCTCACCCTGAAAGTCATAG ACAAGCCTGATTCCCCACAAGGCCCCATGGAGGTTCAGGATTGCCAGAGGGCTGGTGTCTGCCTCCGCTGGCGGCCCCCAAGGGATGATGGGGGCCAGCCTGTAGAGTGCTACGTGGTGGAGAGACGGCAGGCTGGCAGGAGCACTTGGCTGAAGGTGGGCGAGGCCCTCGCTGACAGCACCACCTTCACGGATGCCCATGTGGAGCCAGGCAGGAAGTATGCCTTCCGAGTGCGGGCTGTGACCTCGGAGGGGGCTGGCGAGGCCCTGGAGTCTGAGGAGACATTGGTGGCTCCTGAGG CTCTCCCCAAGGCCCCTTCCGCGCCAGCCATCCTGTCAGCCTCCAGCCAGGGCATCACACTGACATGGACGGCACCTAGGGGCCCTGGCAGTGCCTACATCCTGGGCTACCTGATCGAGAGGCGTAAGAAGGGGAGCAACACCTGGACAGCAGTGAACGACCAGCCGGTGCCTG AGAGGAGGTGGACGGTGGCGGACCTGCGGCAGGGCTGTCAGTACGAGTTCCGGGTCACAGCTGTGGCTCCCCCAGGCCCTGGAGAGCCTGGACCCCCATCAGATGCCGTCTTTGCTCGGGACCCCATGA GACCCCCTGGGCCGGTGAGGAATCTCCAAGTCACAGACACATCGAACACCAGCATCACTCTGAGCTGGGCTGGGCCAGACACCAAGGACGGGGACGAAGCCCAGGGGTATGTGGTGGAGCTGTGTGGCTCAGACGATCTCCAGTGGCTCCCGTGCCATGCGGGCACCGTGCCAGTCACCACCTACACGGCCAAGGGCCTTCGGCCTGGAGAGGGCTACTTTGTGCGAGTGACAGCAGTTAATGAAGGAGGTCAGAGCCAGCCCACTGCCCTGGACACATTAGTGCAAGCCATGCCTGTTACTG TCTGTCCTAAGTTCCTTGTGGACTCCAGCACCAAGGACTTGCTGACGGTCAAGGTCGGGGACACTGTTCGTGTGCCCATCTCCTTTGAA gCCGTGCCCATGCCTGAGGTGACCTGGCTGAAGGACGGCTTGCCCTTGCCCAAAAGAAGTGTGACCGTCACTAAGGATGGCCTCACCCAGCTTCTGATCCCTGTGGCTGGCCTCTCGGACAGTGGTCTCTACACTGTAGTGCTGAGGACCCTGCAGGGGAAGGAGGTTGCCCACAGCTTCCGTATCAGGGTGGCAG TATGTCCGCAGGCACCTGGGCCCATCCACCTGCAGGAGAACGTGCCTGGGACGGTGACGGCTGAGTGGGAGCCCTCTCCGGACGAGGCCCGGGGTGTCCCGCTACACTATACAGTGTTCACACGCTCCTCGGCACATGGCCCCTGGCGCGAGGCAGCCGACCGCATCCACACCAACCGCTTCACCCTCCTGGGCGTCCTCCCTGGCCACGAGTACCACTTCAGGGTGGTGGCCAAGAATGAGCTGGGGGCCAGCAAACCCTCGTACACCAGCCAGCCCTGGTGCATCCCCCGGCAGCGTG ACAGGTTCACAGTGAAGGCTCAGAGCTACCGGGAGCCCGACCTGAGCCAGAAGCCCCGGTTCCTGGTGGGCCTGCGGTCCCATCTCCTGCCCCAAGGCTGCGAGTGCTGCATGAGCTGCGCCGTGCAGGGCTCGCCCCGGCCCCACGTCACCTGGTTCAAGAACAACCGCAGCCTGGAAGGAAACCCCGCGGTGTACAGCACTGACCTGATGGGCGTGTGCTCCCTCACCATCCCCAGTGtatccctgaaggacagcggCGAGTACAAGGCTGTGGCTGAGAACACGCTGGGCCAGGCAGTCAGTACTGCCACCCTCATTGTCATAG AACCCAGCGCCTAG